GTGGGCCAGCGCTGTGCGCATACCCGGATCATCGAAGAACCCCGGGGGAATCGGCTTGCACACGCTCAACTCGGCCACGTACGTGCTGCACGCCGTACTGGTGTGTGTCGATGCTCCACAGAACTGGCAGTGCTTTCGTCGGCTGCTCACGGTCTACCGCCGTTGCTTAGTCGAGACGCGGGAATTCATACCGTATCGGCTGTGGCCGCCCAACGTCCGCACTGTACGAGCAAATCCCGTTCTCGAAGGTTGGACGCTCGGAGAAGCCCCGATGGGGCTAGACCCAATGGGCGTCGAAACTCCCGTATCCAACGGTGATCATGGAGTGCATGGCTGGATCTCGATTACTTAGGCTTGTTCTCCGACCTATCGACGATGGGCACCCTGTGCGTCGATGAGTTGTGACCACACGCAACTTATCCGTGATTCAACCAGAATGGAGGTGAAACCACATGGCCGAGATGGAAGACCTCTTCGACAGTCCGCCTATCATCGAGACCGTTGAGGCAGTCGAGCGTTACCTGCGCAAGCCTGCTGGAAGCGAAGACCAGGGGTACAAGGACGAGGATTGACGGACCGGGGGTGAGTCGGCAGTACCGGCTCGCCCCCGAACCTGGAGGTTGTGTGCTCAAGCTTCAGCTGGCGATCGTGCCCGATCGGCCGCTCTGGTCGTGGTCGTCCGGACGATGGACGGCTCGATGTGGCTGGATAGAGCCGCTCAGTAACCCAGCCCTCGAATCGCTGCTCGTGACGGATGGGGTCCGAACAGCCGTGATAGTTCGGGAGCGAATGCCGGATACGGCGCCATGGCAAGGACCGATCAGCCGCATCAAGCCTGAAAACTGGGTGAACGCTCTCGACCAACTGCGGCGTACCTCGGTCGAGTTCGTCGTGGTCGAATTCGAATGGCCTGCTATTCGGTTGCATGCCGGAGCGTGGGGCACCGCTCCGCTGTATCTGGCTGCTCGCGACAGCCGCCTGCATGCATCATGGGATTTCGACGATCTGCGGCCACATATTGTCTCGTCCGAACTTGATTTCCGCGAACTCAGTCGACTCTTGACACGGCGGCACCGCTACACCCGGAACACCATAGCCCGATCGGTCGTTCAACTCACAGAACGATCTTCTGTCGAGTTTCGAGCGGGCAGCCTGGAATCCTGCTATCCGCAAGCTGCTCCTCGATATCGGGCACGGAGTGTCGGTCCTGACGCTCCGGTTCTCGATGCGTTCGACTCACTGCTCGGTCAGGCGGTGCGCCGCCGTGAAGTGACCAGCGAGAGTGCGGTCGCGGAACTCTCGGGCGGACTGGACTCGGCTTTGGTCGCGTTGACCTTGGCTGCGGGAAGTCCTGGTCTAGCAAGCTATGGCCTGAGTATCGAGGGAGAAGCAGCAGCCCAGCAACGCCGTCGACGCGCTGAACTCGTCCGGTTTCGCTCATTGCGTGATGTGTCGATCCCGGCGTGCCGGCCATTCGATCCAGCTGGTCCCAGGGCTGCGAACCCAGGCGAAGAGCCCTATGCCGAGGCCCTACATCGGATTCTCATGACGTCGTCGGAGCCCGTTGTGTTCACCGGCATCGGCGGCGACGAGATGCTTGCGTTACGGAGTGCCGAACGGTCCGATTTCGGCCGCCGGTGTGCGCAGAAACCACCACGCTGGCTAGGACACCGAGCACGAGAACAGCTTCCGTCGATCGACGAGGATCTAGCGCCGGTCAGCGTCCTTCACGAGACATCCTTGTTGGCCTTCGCCTGCCGCAACCCGATCTTTCTCCGCGCCGGTAGGTGGCCGGTCTCCCCGTTGTGCGATCCGGAGCTGGTCTTGTTCGGGCAATGGTTGCCTATGGATTGGCGGGTTTCGAAGCGGTTGGCGCGGGTCTGGCTCGAGCGACTCGGCCTGAGTAATGACGTGGTCTATCCGGCGCTGCGGGAGAACTTCGCGGGTGTGATGCAGCGTGGATTACGTCTCGGTGGACTGTCGTTAGCGAAGCAGGTGATCGAGGAGTCGGTATTGGTGGACTTGGGTCTCGTCGACGGCGACGCGATGCGCGCCGCCGTCGACGAAGCCGAGATCGAGGCGGTGATCGATACCTCGTTGTACGATTTCCTCGCGGTGGAGCGAGGCCTACGCAGTCTGCTCGGTGCCTGAGCTTCCCGGAGAGCGGCTCACGACACCACCGTCAGACCGGGGATCGCCTTCAGCTCGGCGGCGAAGGCGCCGCTGAACTCGACCGGGTACTTCTCGACCTCGTAGGTCTCCTCGGCGTCGTTGTGCACCAGGACCAACCGCAACGGGGCATCGCCCCGGTGGGCCAGCAGGGTGCTGCGCAGTTCGCCGACGACGTCGCGGGTCAGTCGGTGGGCCTCGGCCCGCAACATCACGGCAGGTGCCACCCCGGGATTGGTCTCGGCCGCGCTGATGTCGAGCTGGACCACACCCGAGCCGAAGATCGACATCTTGTCCTCGCGCCAGTTCACCCGGCCCTTGACCGCGACCGAGGAGTCGGGGATCAGATCCTCGTGCAGGACGCTGTAACTCTTGTGGAAGAACAGCACCTCGATTGCGGAATCCAGGTCCTCGATGGTGACGATCGCCCACGGCTCGCCCTGCTTGTTCACCCGGCGATCGACGCTGGAGATCATCCCGGCGACGACGACCTCACCCTCCTTCGGCGCCTCGTTCACAATGGTCGCGATCGCCTTCGGCGCGTGCTTGCGCAGGATGCGTTCCGCACCGTCCAAGGGATGCGCCGACACGTAGAGGCCCAACATCTCCCGTTCGTAGGCGAGTAGCTGCTTACGCGGCCATTCGTCCGAGGAGAAGTTGAGGTGGGCCAACGGCGAGGCCTCGGCGGACGCACCGCCGTCCTCGTCTCCGCCACCGAACAGGTCGAACTGGCCGAGCGCCTCCTGGCGCTTGAGCCCGATCACGGCATCGACCGCCGCCTCGTGATGTTCGAAAAGGGAGCGACGCGAGGTATCGAAGGAGTCGAAGGCACCTGCCTTGACCAGTGATTCGATAACCCGCTTGTTACAGGCCACGATCTCGGCCTTATCCAGGAAATCGGTGAACGAGGTGTATCGGCCCTTTTCCTTGCGGCGAGAGACGATCGATTGCACGACGTTGGCGCCCACGTTCCGTACCGCGCCCAAGCCGAAGCGGATGTCCTTGCCGACGGCGGCGAAGTGCAACCCGGAGTCGTTCACATCCGGTGCGAGGACCTTGATGCCCAAGCGCCTGCACTCCGCCAGGTACACGGCGGACTTGTCCTTGTCGCCGCCGATGGACGTGAGTTGAGCTGCCATGAACTCAGTCGGGTAGTTGGCTTTGAGGAAAGCGGTCCAGTACGCCACGAGCCCGTAACCGGCGGTATGGGACTTGTTGAACGCATAGCCCGCGAAGGGCAACATGACGTCCCAGAGCGTCTGGATCGACTCCTCCGAGTAGCCGTTGCCGAGCATCCCCTTGTTGAACTTCTCGAACTCCTGCTCCAAGACCTCTTTCTTCTTCTTACCCATGGCCCGTCGCAGCAGGTCCGCGCCACCCAGGGTGTATCCGGCGAGCTGCTGGGCGATGGCCATGACCTGCTCTTGGTAGACCAACAGGTGGTAGGTCTCACCCAGAATCGGCTCCAGAGCGTCCTTCAGCTCCGGGTGGATGGGCGTGATCTTCTGCCTGCCGTTCGAGCGCTCGGCGTAGTTGATGTGCGCGTTCGCGGCCATCGGACCGGGTCGGTACAGGGCGATCACAGCGGCAATGTCACCGAAGTGTTTGGGTTGCATACGGCGCAGCAGGTCCCGCATCGCGGCACCGTCGAGCTGGAACACGCCCAGGGTGTCGCCCCGACTCAGCAGCTCATAGGACGCCTTGTCGTCGAGTCCCAGGGTCTCGAGGTCGATCTGGATCCCGTGGTTGCGTTCGACTTCCTTGATCGTGTCGTCGATGACCGTCAGGGTGCGCAGCCCGAGGAAGTCCATCTTCAACAGGCCGATGTCCTCGCAAGCCGGGTAATCCCAGCCGGTGATGATCGACCCGTCATCGCGCTTCCACAGCGGGATGACGTCGAGCAGCGGCTGCGAGGAGAGGATCACCGCACAGGCGTGCACGCCCGCGTTACGGGTGAGACCCTCCAAACCTCGGGCGGTCTCGAAAATGGTCGAGACCTCCTGATCGCTCTGGATCAGAGAACGGATCTCACTGGCTTCCGCATATCGCTCGTGACTGGGGTCGACAATGCCTGCCAGCGGGATGTCCTTGGCTGCTACCGGCGGGGGGAGCGCCTTGGAGATCCGGTCGGCGAT
This Actinoalloteichus hymeniacidonis DNA region includes the following protein-coding sequences:
- a CDS encoding asparagine synthase-related protein, producing the protein MLKLQLAIVPDRPLWSWSSGRWTARCGWIEPLSNPALESLLVTDGVRTAVIVRERMPDTAPWQGPISRIKPENWVNALDQLRRTSVEFVVVEFEWPAIRLHAGAWGTAPLYLAARDSRLHASWDFDDLRPHIVSSELDFRELSRLLTRRHRYTRNTIARSVVQLTERSSVEFRAGSLESCYPQAAPRYRARSVGPDAPVLDAFDSLLGQAVRRREVTSESAVAELSGGLDSALVALTLAAGSPGLASYGLSIEGEAAAQQRRRRAELVRFRSLRDVSIPACRPFDPAGPRAANPGEEPYAEALHRILMTSSEPVVFTGIGGDEMLALRSAERSDFGRRCAQKPPRWLGHRAREQLPSIDEDLAPVSVLHETSLLAFACRNPIFLRAGRWPVSPLCDPELVLFGQWLPMDWRVSKRLARVWLERLGLSNDVVYPALRENFAGVMQRGLRLGGLSLAKQVIEESVLVDLGLVDGDAMRAAVDEAEIEAVIDTSLYDFLAVERGLRSLLGA
- the dnaE gene encoding DNA polymerase III subunit alpha — translated: MSDSFVHLHVHTEYSMLDGAAKVAPLFAEAERLGMPAVGMTDHGNMYGSAEFYRQAKKRDIKPIIGIEAYIAPVSRFHKKPVFWGESNQRSSDQSGEGGDVSGAGAYTHMTMLAGNATGLRNLFKLSSLASYEGYYRKPRMDRELISEHAEGIIATTGCPSGEVQTRLRLGQPREAMQAASDYRDIFGAENFFLELMDHGLPIERSVREGLLHIGRELGLKPLATNDSHYVTQDQADTHGALLCVQSGKTLTDPTRFKFDGDGYYLKSADEMRAYWDTEVPGATDSTLLIAERVESYDEVYAHVDRMPRFPLAEGETENSVLRAEVEQFTPARFPNGLTQEYQDRIERELGVIAQMGFPAYFLVVGDLVRWAKDQKIAVGPGRGSATGSLVAYILRITDLDPIEHSLLFERFLNPERISMPDIDLDFDERRRGEVMDYTVEKWGAENVAQVITYGTIKTKAAIKDAARVHYGQPGFSIADRISKALPPPVAAKDIPLAGIVDPSHERYAEASEIRSLIQSDQEVSTIFETARGLEGLTRNAGVHACAVILSSQPLLDVIPLWKRDDGSIITGWDYPACEDIGLLKMDFLGLRTLTVIDDTIKEVERNHGIQIDLETLGLDDKASYELLSRGDTLGVFQLDGAAMRDLLRRMQPKHFGDIAAVIALYRPGPMAANAHINYAERSNGRQKITPIHPELKDALEPILGETYHLLVYQEQVMAIAQQLAGYTLGGADLLRRAMGKKKKEVLEQEFEKFNKGMLGNGYSEESIQTLWDVMLPFAGYAFNKSHTAGYGLVAYWTAFLKANYPTEFMAAQLTSIGGDKDKSAVYLAECRRLGIKVLAPDVNDSGLHFAAVGKDIRFGLGAVRNVGANVVQSIVSRRKEKGRYTSFTDFLDKAEIVACNKRVIESLVKAGAFDSFDTSRRSLFEHHEAAVDAVIGLKRQEALGQFDLFGGGDEDGGASAEASPLAHLNFSSDEWPRKQLLAYEREMLGLYVSAHPLDGAERILRKHAPKAIATIVNEAPKEGEVVVAGMISSVDRRVNKQGEPWAIVTIEDLDSAIEVLFFHKSYSVLHEDLIPDSSVAVKGRVNWREDKMSIFGSGVVQLDISAAETNPGVAPAVMLRAEAHRLTRDVVGELRSTLLAHRGDAPLRLVLVHNDAEETYEVEKYPVEFSGAFAAELKAIPGLTVVS